ATCGATCGCAGCATACATATCGTTATGACGTTCTTCTGCACGAAGTGTTAAGTTTTTCATTGGAATTGTAACTTCCACTTTTGTTTGTTTGTCATTGTAAACCTTTAAATTTACGTTAGCATTGGCGTTAACATCTTCGTTAAAATAACGTTCAACTTTTTCGATTTTATTTTCAACATACTCTCGAATAGCTGGAGTTACCTCAATATTTTCACCGCGAATGTTAAAGTTTAACATGTAAACTCCTCCTTTATAACTGCTATACTTTATATTTCTACACAAGTGTGTGAAATTCCTCTAAAATAATTCTTTTTTTCACAAGAAATTTTAAGAATTGATTTTTTTCATCTTGGCTTCGGCTGCCTCTTTTTTACGGCGGGCTTTTAGCTCATCAACAATCAAATCCTCGACAGCACCCTGATTATTGAAAAACACGCCATATTGTTTCCCATTGCCATAAGGGCGGCTCCAAATAACCTCTCCGTATACACGAATTTCTCTTGTATCCAAAACAAAACGCAAATCAAGTGGTGCAGGACGTAAACCTAAATCGACCTCGGTAAACATCTTTAATCCCCTCGGACTAATATCTAACAAATCAGCGATTGCCGTTTGTGCATGATTCACTTTGCCATTTTCATATACCGCAAAGGTCATATTAACAGGCTCGTCAAATTTAAACCGGAAGCCTTCTTGACGTTTAAATTTCATTTTCCCCACCCCAATACTTTTCAAACATATCATTAGCTTGATTATGACATGAATGAATGATTTTCATCTAGAGGGAATTAGTAACATATTTGACCATTTAATGACCTAATTTATAACTAGATGGACTATTTCCCTTGTCGAATTTTGTGTTATCGTAATTACACTATCTATTACAAAGAAAAGAGACCATCATCTAGCGATGGTCTCTAATTTTTTTATTAAACTTGTGCATTATTCCCATTACCGAATTGTTGCTGTCGATTAATGCGAATCACTTCTTTCCATGTATCACGGAATTCCGTCACAAATCCTTCAACTTCTTCAATGATACTAACATCATTTTGGATATTTGCTTCTACTAAACGACGATTCATATATTCATAAAGAGCAAACATATTATTCGACACTTCAATGTCCATATTAAGTGTTGCCATAAGCTCACTAATAATCGCTTGTGCTTTTATTAAATTTGTATTTTTGTCTTGAATATTCTTATCTTGAATCGCAAGTTTAGCTTTACTTAAGAACTTTAAACATCCATTATAAAGCATTAATGTAAGCTCTCCAGGTGAAGCAGTTGTGACACTATTTTGCTTATA
This genomic interval from Lysinibacillus sphaericus contains the following:
- a CDS encoding PilZ domain-containing protein yields the protein MKFKRQEGFRFKFDEPVNMTFAVYENGKVNHAQTAIADLLDISPRGLKMFTEVDLGLRPAPLDLRFVLDTREIRVYGEVIWSRPYGNGKQYGVFFNNQGAVEDLIVDELKARRKKEAAEAKMKKINS
- the fliS gene encoding flagellar export chaperone FliS produces the protein MAANLTAQNAYKQNSVTTASPGELTLMLYNGCLKFLSKAKLAIQDKNIQDKNTNLIKAQAIISELMATLNMDIEVSNNMFALYEYMNRRLVEANIQNDVSIIEEVEGFVTEFRDTWKEVIRINRQQQFGNGNNAQV